The following proteins come from a genomic window of Pseudomonas putida:
- a CDS encoding gamma-carboxygeranoyl-CoA hydratase — protein sequence MSDFSTLEVIRDPRGFATLWLSREDKNNAFNAQMIRELIVALGQLADDASLRFMLLRGRGRHFSAGADLAWMQQSAQLDFNTNLDDARELGELMYALHRLKVPTLAVVQGAAFGGALGLISCCDMAIGAEDAQLCLSEVRIGLAPAVISPFVVKAIGERTARRYALTAERFSGVRARELGLLAEVYPASELEVQVQAWVDNLLQNSPQALRATKDLLREVDDGELSPALRRYCENAIARIRVSAEGQEGLRAFLEKRRPAWQTEPNKEPRP from the coding sequence ATGAGCGATTTCAGCACCCTCGAAGTGATCCGTGACCCGCGCGGCTTCGCCACCCTGTGGCTGAGCCGCGAGGACAAGAACAACGCATTCAATGCACAGATGATCCGCGAGCTGATCGTCGCCCTCGGGCAACTGGCCGACGACGCCAGCCTGCGCTTCATGCTGCTGCGCGGCCGTGGCCGCCATTTCAGCGCTGGCGCAGACCTGGCGTGGATGCAGCAATCGGCACAACTGGACTTCAACACCAACCTGGATGACGCCCGTGAACTGGGCGAACTGATGTACGCCCTGCATCGCCTGAAGGTACCCACCCTGGCCGTGGTGCAGGGCGCGGCCTTTGGCGGCGCCTTGGGGTTGATCAGTTGCTGCGACATGGCCATCGGCGCCGAGGATGCGCAGCTGTGCCTGTCCGAAGTACGCATCGGCCTGGCCCCGGCGGTGATCAGCCCGTTCGTGGTCAAGGCCATCGGTGAGCGTACCGCGCGCCGTTATGCCCTGACCGCCGAACGCTTCAGCGGCGTACGGGCCCGGGAACTGGGCCTGTTGGCAGAGGTGTACCCGGCCAGTGAGCTGGAAGTGCAGGTACAGGCCTGGGTAGACAACCTCTTGCAGAACAGCCCGCAAGCACTGCGCGCTACCAAGGACCTGCTGCGCGAGGTCGATGACGGTGAACTCAGCCCTGCCCTGCGCCGCTACTGCGAAAACGCCATTGCCCGTATCCGTGTCAGCGCCGAAGGTCAGGAGGGCCTGCGCGCCTTCCTGGAAAAACGTCGCCCCGCTTGGCAGACCGAGCCCAACAAGGAGCCGCGCCCATGA
- a CDS encoding carboxyl transferase domain-containing protein: protein MATLHTQINPRSAEFAGNSAAMLEQVQVLRGLLAHIAQGGGPKAQERHTSRGKLLPRERIDRLLDPGSPFLEIGQLAAHEVYGEDVPAAGVIAGIGRVEGVECMIVANDATVKGGSYYPLTVKKHLRAQTIAQQNRLPCIYLVDSGGANLPRQDEVFPDREHFGRIFFNQANMSALGIPQIAVVMGSCTAGGAYVPAMADEAIMVRQQATIFLAGPPLVKAATGEVVSAEDLGGADVHCRTSGVADHYADNDEHALALARRSVANLNWHKLGKLQRQAPVAPLYPAQELYGVVPADAKQPFDVREVIARLVDGSGFDEFKALFGTTLVCGFAHLHGYPVAILANNGILFAEAAQKGAHFIELACQRGIPLLFLQNITGFMVGKKYEEGGIAKHGAKLVTAVACAQVPKFTVIIGGSFGAGNYGMCGRAYDPRFLWMWPNARIGVMGAEQAAGVLAQVKREQSERSGQAFSAEDEARLKQPILDQYEHQGHPYYSSARLWDDGVIDPAQTRDVLGLALSAALNAPIEQSRFGIFRM from the coding sequence ATGGCTACCTTGCACACCCAGATCAACCCGCGTTCGGCGGAATTCGCCGGCAACAGCGCGGCCATGCTCGAACAGGTCCAGGTCCTGCGCGGCCTGCTCGCCCACATCGCCCAAGGCGGCGGGCCCAAGGCCCAGGAGCGGCACACCTCCAGGGGCAAACTGCTGCCGCGCGAGCGTATAGATCGCCTGCTGGACCCGGGCTCGCCATTCCTCGAAATCGGCCAGCTGGCCGCCCATGAGGTGTACGGCGAAGACGTGCCCGCTGCCGGCGTCATCGCGGGCATCGGCCGTGTCGAAGGCGTGGAATGCATGATCGTGGCCAACGACGCCACCGTAAAAGGCGGTTCGTACTACCCGCTGACGGTCAAAAAGCACCTGCGTGCGCAAACCATCGCCCAGCAGAACCGCCTGCCTTGCATCTACCTGGTGGACTCGGGCGGCGCCAACCTGCCGCGCCAGGATGAAGTGTTCCCGGACCGCGAGCACTTCGGGCGGATCTTCTTCAACCAGGCCAACATGAGCGCGCTGGGCATCCCGCAGATCGCCGTGGTCATGGGCTCGTGCACCGCAGGCGGCGCCTATGTGCCGGCCATGGCCGACGAAGCGATCATGGTCCGCCAGCAGGCGACCATCTTCCTGGCGGGCCCGCCACTGGTGAAAGCCGCGACGGGTGAGGTGGTGAGCGCCGAAGACCTCGGCGGTGCCGATGTACATTGCCGCACCAGCGGCGTGGCTGACCACTATGCCGACAATGATGAACACGCCCTGGCCCTGGCCCGGCGCAGCGTGGCCAACCTCAACTGGCACAAGCTCGGCAAGCTGCAACGCCAGGCGCCGGTTGCGCCGCTGTATCCCGCCCAAGAGCTGTACGGCGTGGTGCCGGCCGACGCCAAGCAACCGTTCGATGTGCGTGAGGTGATTGCGCGTCTGGTCGACGGGTCGGGTTTCGATGAATTCAAGGCACTGTTCGGCACCACGCTGGTGTGCGGCTTTGCCCACCTGCACGGCTACCCGGTGGCGATACTGGCCAACAACGGCATCCTGTTCGCCGAAGCCGCGCAAAAAGGCGCGCACTTTATCGAACTGGCCTGCCAACGCGGCATACCGCTGCTGTTCCTGCAGAACATCACCGGCTTCATGGTCGGCAAGAAATACGAAGAAGGCGGCATCGCCAAGCACGGCGCCAAGCTGGTCACTGCCGTGGCCTGCGCCCAGGTGCCGAAGTTCACGGTGATCATCGGTGGCAGCTTTGGCGCTGGCAACTACGGCATGTGTGGCCGCGCCTACGATCCGCGCTTCCTGTGGATGTGGCCCAACGCGCGGATTGGCGTGATGGGGGCCGAACAGGCCGCCGGAGTGTTGGCCCAGGTCAAGCGCGAGCAGAGTGAACGCAGCGGCCAGGCCTTCAGCGCCGAGGATGAGGCCAGGCTCAAGCAGCCGATTCTCGACCAGTACGAACACCAGGGTCACCCCTACTACTCCAGCGCCCGGCTGTGGGATGACGGCGTCATCGACCCGGCGCAGACCCGTGACGTGCTTGGCCTGGCGTTGTCCGCCGCGCTGAACGCACCGATCGAACAGAGCCGCTTCGGCATTTTCCGGATGTGA
- a CDS encoding isovaleryl-CoA dehydrogenase, which produces MHYPSLNFALGETIDMLRDQVRTFVAAELAPRAAQIDHDNLFPADMWRKFGDMGLLGITVPEEYGGAGLGYLAHVVSMEEISRGSASVALSYGAHSNLCVNQINRNGTHEQKLKYLPKLISGEHIGALAMSEPNAGSDVVSMKLRAEKRGDRYVLNGSKTWITNGPDANTYVIYAKTDLDKGAHGITAFIVERDWQGFSRSNKFDKLGMRGSNTCELFFDDVEVPEENILGQLNGGVRVLMSGLDYERVVLSGGPTGIMQSCMDLVVPYIHDRKQFGQSIGEFQLIQGKIADMYTQLNASRAYLYAVAQACDRGETTRKDAAGVILYTAERATQMALEAIQILGGNGYINEFPAGRLLRDAKLYEIGAGTSEIRRMLIGRELFNETR; this is translated from the coding sequence ATGCATTACCCCTCCCTGAACTTCGCCCTGGGCGAAACCATCGACATGCTCCGTGACCAGGTGCGCACCTTCGTCGCCGCCGAGCTGGCGCCACGCGCCGCACAGATCGACCACGACAACCTGTTCCCTGCCGACATGTGGCGCAAGTTTGGCGACATGGGCCTGCTGGGCATCACGGTGCCGGAAGAGTACGGCGGCGCCGGCCTGGGCTACCTGGCCCACGTGGTGTCGATGGAAGAAATCAGCCGTGGCTCAGCCTCGGTGGCGCTGTCCTACGGCGCCCACTCCAACCTGTGCGTCAACCAGATCAACCGCAACGGCACCCATGAGCAGAAGCTCAAGTACCTGCCCAAACTGATCAGCGGTGAGCACATTGGCGCGCTGGCCATGAGCGAGCCAAACGCCGGCTCCGACGTGGTGTCGATGAAACTGCGCGCCGAAAAGCGCGGCGACCGCTACGTGCTCAACGGCAGCAAGACCTGGATCACCAACGGCCCGGATGCCAACACCTACGTGATCTACGCCAAGACCGACCTGGACAAGGGCGCGCACGGCATCACCGCGTTCATCGTCGAGCGCGACTGGCAAGGCTTCAGCCGCAGCAACAAGTTCGACAAGCTGGGCATGCGCGGCTCCAACACCTGCGAACTGTTCTTCGATGACGTCGAAGTACCGGAAGAAAACATCCTCGGCCAGCTCAACGGCGGCGTGCGCGTACTGATGAGCGGCCTGGACTACGAGCGCGTAGTGCTCTCCGGTGGCCCCACCGGCATCATGCAAAGCTGCATGGACCTGGTGGTCCCCTACATCCACGACCGCAAGCAGTTCGGCCAGAGCATCGGTGAGTTCCAGTTGATCCAGGGCAAGATCGCCGACATGTACACCCAACTGAACGCCAGCCGCGCCTACCTGTACGCCGTGGCCCAGGCCTGCGACCGTGGCGAGACCACACGCAAGGACGCCGCCGGGGTGATCCTGTACACCGCGGAGCGCGCCACGCAGATGGCCCTGGAAGCGATCCAGATCCTCGGCGGCAACGGCTACATCAATGAATTCCCGGCGGGCCGCTTGCTGCGTGATGCCAAGCTGTACGAGATCGGCGCCGGCACCAGCGAAATCCGCCGGATGCTGATCGGCCGCGAACTGTTCAACGAAACCCGCTGA
- a CDS encoding AMP-binding protein, which translates to MSQPSYTRGRQDQSLLTLTIGQAFDATVARYADDEALVVRHQGLRFTWQQLAEQVDVYARALMALGVDRGDRIGIWSPNCAQWCILQLASAKVGAILVNINPAYRVGELEYVVRQSGCRWLVCADAFKTSDYHAMVQELLPELAAVAPGYLASERLPELRGVISLAGNPPPGFLPWPALAARAAQTADEAYQARQRGLQFDQPVNIQYTSGTTGAPKGATLSHYNILNNGFMVGESLGLTNTDRMVIPVPLYHCFGMVMANLGCITHGSTMIYPSDAFDAELTLRAVAEERASILYGVPTMFIAMLDHPSRQHLDLSTLRSGIMAGATCPIEVMRRVIDQLHMAQVQIAYGMTETSPVSLQTGPDDDLELRVTTVGRTQPHLETKLVNADGCIVPRGEIGELCTRGYSVMLGYWDNPQATADAIDPAGWMHSGDLAVMDADGHVRIVGRNKDMIIRGGENIYPRELEEFFYTHPAVADAQVIGIPCDRYGEEVVAWIKLHPGHSATAEELQGWCKARIAHYKVPRHFCFVDEFPMTVTGKVQKFKMREISAATLSAVPAG; encoded by the coding sequence ATGAGTCAACCCAGTTACACCCGCGGTCGTCAGGACCAATCCTTGCTGACCCTGACCATCGGTCAGGCCTTCGATGCCACAGTGGCCCGTTACGCCGATGACGAGGCGTTGGTGGTGCGCCATCAGGGCCTGCGTTTCACCTGGCAGCAGTTGGCCGAACAGGTCGATGTCTATGCCCGGGCGTTGATGGCGCTGGGTGTCGACAGGGGGGACCGGATCGGCATCTGGTCACCCAACTGCGCCCAGTGGTGCATCCTGCAGCTGGCCAGCGCCAAGGTTGGTGCGATTCTGGTCAACATCAATCCGGCCTACCGGGTGGGCGAGTTGGAATATGTAGTGCGTCAGTCCGGCTGCCGTTGGCTGGTGTGCGCCGATGCCTTCAAGACCTCTGATTACCACGCCATGGTTCAGGAGCTGCTGCCGGAGCTGGCGGCAGTGGCGCCTGGTTATCTGGCAAGCGAACGCCTGCCCGAGCTGCGTGGGGTGATAAGCCTGGCCGGCAACCCGCCACCGGGCTTCCTGCCATGGCCTGCGCTGGCGGCGCGGGCAGCGCAGACGGCTGATGAGGCTTATCAGGCGCGCCAGCGCGGGCTGCAGTTCGACCAGCCGGTGAACATCCAGTACACCTCCGGCACCACCGGCGCACCCAAAGGGGCCACGCTCAGCCATTACAACATTCTCAACAACGGCTTCATGGTCGGGGAAAGTCTGGGCCTGACCAACACCGACCGTATGGTGATCCCGGTGCCGCTGTACCACTGCTTCGGCATGGTCATGGCCAACCTTGGTTGCATCACCCATGGCAGCACCATGATCTACCCCAGCGACGCCTTCGATGCCGAGCTCACTCTGCGTGCTGTTGCCGAGGAGCGCGCCAGCATCCTCTATGGCGTGCCTACCATGTTCATCGCCATGCTCGACCACCCGTCGCGCCAGCACTTGGACCTTTCGACCCTGCGCAGCGGCATCATGGCCGGTGCTACCTGCCCGATCGAGGTCATGCGCCGGGTCATCGACCAGCTGCACATGGCCCAAGTGCAAATTGCCTATGGCATGACGGAAACCAGCCCGGTGTCCCTGCAGACTGGCCCCGACGATGATCTGGAGCTACGGGTGACCACGGTTGGCCGCACCCAGCCCCATCTGGAGACCAAACTGGTGAATGCCGACGGCTGCATTGTGCCCAGGGGCGAGATCGGCGAATTGTGCACACGGGGTTACAGCGTGATGCTCGGTTACTGGGACAACCCGCAGGCCACGGCGGATGCCATCGATCCCGCAGGGTGGATGCACTCGGGCGACCTGGCAGTGATGGACGCAGATGGCCATGTGCGCATCGTCGGGCGCAACAAGGACATGATCATTCGCGGTGGCGAAAACATTTATCCGCGCGAGCTCGAGGAGTTCTTCTATACCCACCCTGCAGTGGCGGACGCCCAAGTGATCGGCATCCCGTGCGATAGGTATGGCGAGGAAGTGGTGGCCTGGATCAAGTTGCATCCCGGCCACAGCGCAACGGCTGAAGAGTTGCAGGGCTGGTGCAAGGCACGCATCGCGCACTACAAGGTGCCACGGCACTTCTGTTTCGTTGACGAGTTTCCCATGACGGTGACCGGCAAGGTGCAGAAGTTCAAGATGCGCGAAATCAGCGCGGCCACGCTTTCAGCAGTACCGGCTGGGTGA